Proteins co-encoded in one Papaver somniferum cultivar HN1 chromosome 5, ASM357369v1, whole genome shotgun sequence genomic window:
- the LOC113282618 gene encoding protein GLUTAMINE DUMPER 2-like, giving the protein MRIGVTIIHRSLSTSSSAQSLSPSIAAAPIHSPWHSPIPYLFGGLAAMLGLIAFALLILACSYWKLSAFLDNDSERSRNDLENGDGDDKSTDQENIKVHVVYEEKIVVIMAGDVKPTYLATPIDYPKPNTTSENSKNEDEMMNSLDEKTKEEESDVRVETESREAIQNPHQHHQNH; this is encoded by the coding sequence ATGAGAATTGGTGTCACCATTATTCACAGATctttatcaacatcatcatcagcgCAATCTTTATCTCCATCAATAGCAGCAGCACCAATCCATTCACCATGGCATTCACCAATACCTTACTTATTTGGAGGATTAGCAGCTATGTTAGGCTTAATAGCTTTTGCTTTGTTAATTCTTGCTTGTTCTTATTGGAAATTGTCTGCGTTTTTGGACAATGATAGTGAAAGATCAAGAAATGATTTAGAAAATGgtgatggtgatgataaatcaaCTGATCAAGAAAACATTAAAGTACATGTCGTTTATGAAGAGAAAATTGTTGTGATTATGGCTGGTGATGTTAAACCTACTTATTTAGCTACACCTATTGATTATCCTAAACCAAATACAACTTCTGAAAATTCCAAAAATGAAGATGAGATGATGAACTCATTAGATGAAAAaactaaagaagaagaaagtgatgtaAGAGTGGAAACAGAAAGTAGAGAAGCCATTCAAAACCCACATCAGCATCATCAAAACCACTAA
- the LOC113277775 gene encoding uncharacterized protein LOC113277775 isoform X1: MDKIEIMTSYIQGLSTVQKLQKLQQSDLNENERVAVEGILDNAVTQLKMVQSHMKKTLAESTSAPSLNFGAKQQDGKMEDIVCRKCGKFKKLKTVGAVVITELDVIRRLKAGCNAGGNQVLSQDRDEILSRAVWRKFQTHQRTTSPPLLVPKVGFGGSEEMISCPRREQKYRPTDGVMQPTLMKFGPSGVEAYPDQDRTANSRSHRNIESTGYSATSEASFSSADYSESYSSSEESDSPPQHAMHLDRRRRDRSISRSRSPQSRYSGSSRSYTSYDAYDSYPEEEYPVAYNYDSYDSSPEEYPVARGNRSYTSYDSYNSSPEEEYPVARRSRFPKNDPPQKKMGHVRRLTTKLGGMLRRDHHGDSSKDDKSARDYHPSVQKPVGNGKLHHEIKGKHMPIQTRKTAKVEEKASHQQGFLTLAKRVRGHVFGSKKSKPSSSGVRRLERAVTGKEKVTAKKRHWWHKLRRQGLPNKRGQAPLKLGFENKHTQLKGQHRHRK; encoded by the exons ATGGACAAAATCGAAATTATGACATCATATATACAAGGTTTAAGCACCGTCCAAAAGCTTCAGAAACTTCAGCAGAGT GACTTAAACGAGAATGAAAGAGTTGCCGTAGAAGGGATATTGGACAATGCCGTTACACAACTAAAAATGGTTCAGTCTCATATGAAGAAG ACACTTGCAGAAAGCACGAGTGCTCCCTCACTGAATTTTGGAGCAAAGCAACAAGATGGAAAGATGGAGGATATAGTATGTCGTAAGTGTGGGAAATTTAAAAAGTTGAAGACAGTAGGAGCGGTGGTGATAACCGAACTCGATGTCATTAGAAGGCTTAAAGCTGGGTGTAATGCAGGAGGTAATCAAGTTTTATCCCAGGACAGGGATGAAATACTGAGTCGAGCCGTTTGGAGGAAGTTTCAGACTCATCAGAGAACAACTAGTCCACCTTTGCTGGTTCCAAAGGTTGGATTTGGTGGTTCTGAAGAAATGATCTCTTGTCCACGAAGAGAGCAGAAGTATCGGCCAACTGACGGTGTAATGCAGCCAACATTGATGAAATTTGGGCCGAGCGGAGTGGAGGCTTATCCCGATCAGGATAGGACTGCAAACAGCCGCAGTCATCGAAACATAGAATCTACTGGATATTCGGCCACATCTGAAGCCTCCTTCTCATCTGCAGACTACAGCGAGTCGTATTCTAGTAGCGAAGAGTCAGACTCCCCTCCGCAACATGCAATGCATTTAGACCGTCGTCGCAGAGATAGATCCATATCTCGGAGTAGATCTCCTCAATCCCGCTATTCAGGTAGCAGCAGAAGTTATACATCATATGATGCATATGATAGTTACCCGGAGGAGGAATACCCAGTTGCATATAACTATGATTCATATGATAGTTCCCCGGAGGAGTACCCAGTTGCACGTGGCAACAGGAGTTATACATCATATGATTCATATAACAGTTCCCCGGAGGAGGAATACCCAGTAGCAAGGAGGAGTCGATTTCCCAAGAATGATCCGCCACAGAAGAAGATGGGACATGTCAGAAGATTAACCACCAAGCTTGGAGGCATGTTGCGTCGTGATCACCATGGGGATTCATCCAAGGACGATAAGAGTGCACGGGATTATCATCCTTCTGTTCAGAAACCTGTAGGTAATGGTAAGCTCCACCACGAAATCAAAGGGAAACACATGCCTATTCAAACGAGAAAAACAGCAAAAGTTGAGGAAAAGGCAAGCCACCAACAAGGTTTCCTAACACTTGCAAAAAGAGTACGCGGTCACGTTTTTGGTTCGAAGAAATCGAAGCCGTCGTCATCTGGCGTCAGACGGTTAGAAAGAGCAGTAACAGGTAAGGAAAAAGTTACTGCTAAAAAACGGCATTGGTGGCACAAATTGCGAAGGCAGGGATTACCCAATAAAAGGGGCCAGGCACCCCTTAAACTGGGGTTTGAGAATAAGCATACCCAGCTAAAGGGCCAACATAGACATAGGAAATAA
- the LOC113277775 gene encoding uncharacterized protein LOC113277775 isoform X2: MEDIVCRKCGKFKKLKTVGAVVITELDVIRRLKAGCNAGGNQVLSQDRDEILSRAVWRKFQTHQRTTSPPLLVPKVGFGGSEEMISCPRREQKYRPTDGVMQPTLMKFGPSGVEAYPDQDRTANSRSHRNIESTGYSATSEASFSSADYSESYSSSEESDSPPQHAMHLDRRRRDRSISRSRSPQSRYSGSSRSYTSYDAYDSYPEEEYPVAYNYDSYDSSPEEYPVARGNRSYTSYDSYNSSPEEEYPVARRSRFPKNDPPQKKMGHVRRLTTKLGGMLRRDHHGDSSKDDKSARDYHPSVQKPVGNGKLHHEIKGKHMPIQTRKTAKVEEKASHQQGFLTLAKRVRGHVFGSKKSKPSSSGVRRLERAVTGKEKVTAKKRHWWHKLRRQGLPNKRGQAPLKLGFENKHTQLKGQHRHRK, from the coding sequence ATGGAGGATATAGTATGTCGTAAGTGTGGGAAATTTAAAAAGTTGAAGACAGTAGGAGCGGTGGTGATAACCGAACTCGATGTCATTAGAAGGCTTAAAGCTGGGTGTAATGCAGGAGGTAATCAAGTTTTATCCCAGGACAGGGATGAAATACTGAGTCGAGCCGTTTGGAGGAAGTTTCAGACTCATCAGAGAACAACTAGTCCACCTTTGCTGGTTCCAAAGGTTGGATTTGGTGGTTCTGAAGAAATGATCTCTTGTCCACGAAGAGAGCAGAAGTATCGGCCAACTGACGGTGTAATGCAGCCAACATTGATGAAATTTGGGCCGAGCGGAGTGGAGGCTTATCCCGATCAGGATAGGACTGCAAACAGCCGCAGTCATCGAAACATAGAATCTACTGGATATTCGGCCACATCTGAAGCCTCCTTCTCATCTGCAGACTACAGCGAGTCGTATTCTAGTAGCGAAGAGTCAGACTCCCCTCCGCAACATGCAATGCATTTAGACCGTCGTCGCAGAGATAGATCCATATCTCGGAGTAGATCTCCTCAATCCCGCTATTCAGGTAGCAGCAGAAGTTATACATCATATGATGCATATGATAGTTACCCGGAGGAGGAATACCCAGTTGCATATAACTATGATTCATATGATAGTTCCCCGGAGGAGTACCCAGTTGCACGTGGCAACAGGAGTTATACATCATATGATTCATATAACAGTTCCCCGGAGGAGGAATACCCAGTAGCAAGGAGGAGTCGATTTCCCAAGAATGATCCGCCACAGAAGAAGATGGGACATGTCAGAAGATTAACCACCAAGCTTGGAGGCATGTTGCGTCGTGATCACCATGGGGATTCATCCAAGGACGATAAGAGTGCACGGGATTATCATCCTTCTGTTCAGAAACCTGTAGGTAATGGTAAGCTCCACCACGAAATCAAAGGGAAACACATGCCTATTCAAACGAGAAAAACAGCAAAAGTTGAGGAAAAGGCAAGCCACCAACAAGGTTTCCTAACACTTGCAAAAAGAGTACGCGGTCACGTTTTTGGTTCGAAGAAATCGAAGCCGTCGTCATCTGGCGTCAGACGGTTAGAAAGAGCAGTAACAGGTAAGGAAAAAGTTACTGCTAAAAAACGGCATTGGTGGCACAAATTGCGAAGGCAGGGATTACCCAATAAAAGGGGCCAGGCACCCCTTAAACTGGGGTTTGAGAATAAGCATACCCAGCTAAAGGGCCAACATAGACATAGGAAATAA